From the genome of Mycobacterium dioxanotrophicus, one region includes:
- the ispG gene encoding flavodoxin-dependent (E)-4-hydroxy-3-methylbut-2-enyl-diphosphate synthase, with the protein MPAPPPPVLAPRRKTRQLMVGNVGVGSDHPIAVQSMCTTKTHDVNSTLQQIAELTASGCDIVRVACPRQEDADALAEIARHSQIPVIADIHFQPKYIFAAIDAGCAAVRVNPGNIKEFDGRVKEVAKAAGDAGIPIRIGVNAGSLDPRLLKKYGKATPEALVESALWEASLFEEHGYGDIKISVKHNDPVIMVEAYRQLAAQCDYPLHLGVTEAGPAFQGTIKSAVAFGALLSEGIGDTIRVSLSAPPAEEVKVGNQILESLNLRPRGLEIVSCPSCGRAQVDVYTLANAVSAGLDGLEVPLRVAVMGCVVNGPGEAREADLGVASGNGKGQIFVKGEVIKTVPEAQIVETLIEEAMRLAEQGTGDASGSPVVTVS; encoded by the coding sequence ATGCCTGCACCGCCGCCGCCCGTGCTTGCGCCCCGGCGCAAGACGCGCCAGCTGATGGTGGGCAACGTCGGCGTCGGGAGCGATCACCCGATCGCCGTGCAGTCCATGTGCACGACCAAGACCCATGACGTCAACTCGACGCTGCAGCAGATCGCCGAGCTGACCGCGTCGGGCTGCGACATCGTGCGGGTGGCGTGCCCCCGGCAGGAGGACGCCGACGCGCTCGCCGAGATCGCCCGGCACAGCCAGATCCCGGTGATCGCCGACATCCACTTCCAGCCCAAGTACATCTTTGCCGCGATCGACGCGGGCTGCGCGGCGGTCCGCGTCAATCCGGGCAACATCAAGGAGTTCGACGGCCGGGTCAAAGAGGTCGCCAAGGCGGCCGGCGACGCGGGCATCCCGATCCGCATCGGCGTCAACGCAGGCTCGCTGGACCCGCGGTTGCTGAAGAAGTACGGCAAGGCCACCCCGGAGGCGCTGGTCGAATCCGCGTTGTGGGAAGCCTCGTTGTTCGAGGAGCACGGCTACGGCGACATCAAGATCTCGGTCAAGCACAACGACCCGGTGATCATGGTGGAGGCGTACCGCCAGCTGGCGGCGCAGTGCGACTACCCGCTGCACCTCGGCGTCACCGAGGCGGGCCCGGCGTTCCAGGGCACCATCAAGAGTGCGGTCGCGTTCGGGGCGCTGCTCAGTGAGGGCATCGGCGACACCATCCGGGTGTCGCTGTCGGCTCCGCCCGCCGAAGAGGTCAAGGTCGGCAATCAGATCCTGGAGTCGCTCAACCTGCGGCCACGGGGCCTGGAGATCGTGTCGTGTCCGTCGTGCGGGCGGGCGCAGGTCGACGTGTACACGCTGGCCAATGCGGTGAGCGCGGGCCTGGACGGGCTCGAGGTCCCGCTGCGGGTGGCGGTGATGGGATGTGTCGTCAACGGTCCCGGCGAGGCGCGCGAGGCTGACCTCGGTGTGGCGTCCGGCAACGGCAAGGGCCAGATCTTCGTCAAGGGCGAGGTCATCAAAACCGTGCCCGAGGCTCAGATCGTCGAGACGTTGATCGAAGAGGCGATGCGACTTGCCGAGCAAGGTACGGGTGATGCCAGCGGTTCCCCGGTGGTGACCGTAAGCTGA
- a CDS encoding M50 family metallopeptidase, giving the protein MMFALGIAAFALAILVSVALHECGHMWIARATGMKVRRYFVGFGPTLWSTKRANALGETEYGVKAIPLGGFCDIAGMTSMDEIAPEDRPYAMYRQKVWKRVAVLFAGPAMNFIIGLVLIYGIAVVWGLPNLHAPTGAVVGETGCLTSEVSKGQQGPCIGPSPAAQAGIKPGDTVVKVGDQDVKTFSEMAAAVRKATGPTQITVERDGKPITTTVDVAQTQRFIAKDGSTEATPAQVGAIGVSAAQFGPTQYNALTAVPATFTFTGDLSVELGKSLAKIPTKVGALVHSIGGGQRDPETPISVVGASIIGGETVEAGLWVAFWFFLAQLNFVLGAVNLVPLLPFDGGHIAVATYEKLRNMIRSARGKVAAGPVNYLKLMPATYVVLAVVVGYMLLTVTADLVNPLSIFQ; this is encoded by the coding sequence ATGATGTTCGCACTGGGTATCGCGGCGTTCGCGCTGGCCATCCTGGTCTCGGTGGCCCTGCACGAATGCGGCCACATGTGGATCGCGCGGGCCACCGGGATGAAGGTCCGGCGGTACTTCGTCGGCTTCGGCCCCACACTGTGGTCGACCAAGCGTGCCAACGCGCTGGGCGAGACGGAATACGGCGTCAAGGCCATTCCGCTGGGCGGGTTCTGTGACATCGCAGGCATGACGTCCATGGACGAGATCGCACCCGAGGACCGGCCGTACGCGATGTACCGGCAGAAGGTGTGGAAGCGCGTCGCGGTGCTCTTCGCCGGGCCCGCCATGAACTTCATCATCGGACTGGTGCTGATCTACGGCATCGCGGTGGTCTGGGGTCTGCCCAACCTGCATGCGCCCACCGGTGCCGTCGTCGGTGAAACCGGCTGTCTGACAAGCGAAGTCAGCAAGGGACAGCAGGGGCCCTGCATCGGTCCGAGCCCGGCGGCGCAGGCAGGCATCAAACCCGGCGACACCGTGGTCAAGGTCGGCGACCAGGACGTGAAGACCTTCTCCGAGATGGCCGCCGCGGTGCGCAAGGCCACCGGCCCGACCCAGATCACCGTCGAGCGCGACGGCAAGCCGATCACCACCACGGTCGACGTCGCCCAGACCCAGCGCTTCATCGCCAAGGACGGCTCCACCGAGGCGACCCCGGCCCAGGTCGGCGCGATCGGCGTCAGCGCGGCCCAGTTCGGCCCCACGCAGTACAACGCGCTGACGGCGGTGCCCGCGACGTTCACGTTCACCGGCGATCTCTCGGTCGAGCTGGGCAAGTCGCTGGCGAAGATCCCGACCAAGGTCGGTGCGCTCGTGCACTCCATCGGCGGTGGGCAGCGCGATCCGGAAACGCCCATCAGCGTCGTCGGCGCCAGCATCATCGGCGGCGAGACCGTCGAGGCCGGGCTGTGGGTGGCGTTCTGGTTCTTCCTGGCCCAGCTGAACTTCGTGCTGGGCGCGGTGAACCTGGTGCCGCTGCTGCCGTTCGACGGTGGTCACATCGCGGTCGCCACCTACGAGAAGCTCCGCAACATGATCCGTTCGGCCCGCGGCAAAGTGGCCGCCGGGCCGGTCAATTACCTCAAGCTCATGCCAGCCACGTACGTGGTGCTCGCGGTCGTGGTCGGCTACATGCTGCTGACCGTGACCGCGGACCTGGTCAACCCGCTCAGCATCTTCCAGTAA